The Prunus persica cultivar Lovell chromosome G7, Prunus_persica_NCBIv2, whole genome shotgun sequence genome has a segment encoding these proteins:
- the LOC18771675 gene encoding calcium-transporting ATPase 4, plasma membrane-type isoform X1: MERYLKDFEVENKNPSEEAIRRWRKAVAVVKNPRRRFRYVADLAKRSEAEKKKLQRQEKIRVALYVQQAALHFIEAGAGDRSNEKPGQDEYKLSEDARTAGFSIHPDELASIMCGHDIKASKMHGAGDRSNEKPGQDEYKLSEDARTAGFSIHRDELASITCGHDIKALKMHGGIHGILRKVCVSLDEGVKDSNIPIRQNVYGLNRYTEKPPGTFFMFVWEALQDLTLIILMVCAVVSIGVEIATEGWPKGMYNGVGILTSIVLVVMVTAISDYRQSLQFKDLDREKKKIFVQVTRDKKRQKVSIYDLVVGDIVHLSIGDQVPADGIFISGYSLLIDESSLSGESEPVNVYEEKPFLLSGTKVQDGSGIMLVTTVGMRTEWGKLMETLSEGGEDETPLQVKLNGVATIIGKIGLSFAVLTFLVLAVRFLVEKILNNEITDWSSTDAVILLNYFAIAVTIIVVAVPEGLPLAVPLSLAFAMKKLMNDRALVRHLSACETMGYASCICTDKTGTLTTTHMVVNKLWICEKTLDVKGNESKEILSSEISGASSILLQVIFQNTSSEVIKEDGRTSILGTPTESALLEFGLLLGGDFDAVRREVNILKVEPFNSVRKKMSVLVAHPHGGKRAFCKGASEIVLGMCNKFIDFKGESVILSREQVKNITDVINSFASEALRTLCLAFKNIDDSSIENDIPDDGYTLIAVVGIKDPVRPGVKDAVQTCLSAGITVRMVTGDNIYTAKAIAKECGILTEDGLAIEGQEFRNMSLEQKKAVIPRIQVMARSLPLDKHTLVKTLRDEFGEVVAVTGDGADDAPALHKADIRLAMGIAGTEVAKKSADVVILDDNFKTIVNVARWGRSVYINIQKFVQFQLTVNVVALIINFVSACVSGSASLTAVQLLWVSMIMDTLGALALGTEPPSDGLIKRPSVGWGTSFITKAMWRNIIGQSIYQLIVLGVLNFYGKQLLGLSGSDATEVLDTLIFNAFVFCQVFNEINSRDIEKINIFVGMFDSRVFLGVVVCTVAFQVIIVEFLGAFASTVPLSWQLWLLCILLGSVSMLVAVVLKNPCRRFRFVADLVKRSEADKKKCQIQMPLHSVPGSSTTASFAEPELAEFEAMDLDAQLQRIEKLGSTPSKSKSEAVDEAVDRIKIWQSTELDLDENKEIIDKLMKDLDLLHKENMASRPILEISLGLARDVINLHNRYEDLKPSFSAFESCKATREAKLVEYQKQKLELDALVADYKETKSAADKLEKDIENLHKQLVVLRERQKNLRAGLGAKTKSSFLLQSMVATSRHALEIAEASIHQGVLLQFEISVKKAGLQETLKKLGL; encoded by the exons GAAAAGATTCGAGTTGCTCTTTATGTTCAGCAAGCAGCACTGCATTTTATTGAAG CTGGTGCTGGTGATCGATCCAATGAAAAGCCAGGACAGGATGAATACAAGCTGTCTGAAGATGCCAGAACTGCAGGTTTCAGCATTCACCCAGATGAACTTGCATCTATCATGTGTGGCCATGATATTAAGGCCTCGAAAATGCATGGTGCTGGTGATCGATCCAATGAAAAGCCAGGACAGGATGAATACAAGCTGTCTGAAGATGCCAGAACTGCAGGTTTCAGCATTCACCGAGATGAACTTGCATCTATCACGTGTGGCCATGATATTAAGGCCTTGAAAATGCATGGTGGAATTCATGGGATTTTAAGGAAAGTCTGTGTCTCGCTAGATGAAGGTGTCAAGGATAGTAACATACCAATCAGGCAAAATGTTTATGGCCTAAACCGCTATACGGAGAAACCTCCCGGAacattttttatgtttgtatGGGAAGCCCTACAAGACTTAACATTAATTATCCTTATGGTATGCGCTGTGGTTTCAATAGGAGTTGAAATTGCCACTGAGGGTTGGCCAAAAGGCATGTACAATGGTGTGGGAATTTTAACTAGTATAGTTTTAGTGGTTATGGTTACTGCTATTAGTGACTACAGACAGTCGTTGCAATTCAAGGATTTGGACagggagaagaaaaagatttttGTTCAGGTCACTAGGgataaaaaaagacaaaaagtttCCATTTATGACTTGGTTGTTGGAGATATTGTCCATTTGTCAATTGGGGACCAAGTTCCAGCTGATGGGATTTTCATATCAGGATACTCTTTGCTGATTGATGAGTCAAGCTTGTCAGGTGAGAGTGAGCCGGTCAATGTATATGAAGAGaagccttttcttctttcaggAACTAAAGTGCAGGATGGGTCAGGTATAATGCTGGTGACAACAGTTGGTATGAGAACTGAATGGGGAAAGTTGATGGAAACTCTGAGTGAAGGAGGAGAAGATGAGACCCCACTGCAGGTAAAGCTGAATGGTGTTGCTACAATTATTGGTAAAATTGGTCTGAGTTTTGCTGTGTTGACATTTTTGGTATTGGCAGTAAGATTTTTGGTGGAAAAAATACTTAACAACGAGATCACTGATTGGTCTTCAACTGATGCAGTAATCCTATTGAACTACTTTGCTATTGCGGTAACTATAATTGTTGTTGCAGTTCCCGAAGGATTACCATTGGCAGTGCCGCTGAGCCTTGCTTTTGCtatgaaaaaattaatgaatgatAGGGCACTAGTAAGGCATCTCTCAGCATGTGAGACAATGGGTTATGCTAGTTGCATTTGCACAGACAAAACAGGGACATTAACCACAACCCACATGGTAGTTAACAAGCTATGGATATGTGAAAAAACTTTAGATGTAAAAGGTAATGAGAGTAAAGAAATATTGAGTTCAGAAATATCTGGAGCATCAAGCATCCTTTTACAGGTTATATTCCAAAATACAAGCTCTGAGGTTATTAAGGAAGATGGAAGGACCTCCATTTTGGGGACACCAACAGAGTCGGCATTATTAGAATTTGGTTTACTTTTGGGTGGCGATTTTGATGCCGTGCGCAGAGAGGTTAATATTCTTAAGGTTGAACCTTTCAATTCTGTGAGGAAGAAAATGTCTGTGCTTGTAGCTCATCCTCATGGTGGTAAACGCGCCTTTTGCAAAGGTGCATCAGAAATAGTATTGGGAATGTGTAACAAATTTATTGACTTTAAAGGAGAATCTGTTATTCTCTCCCGAGAACAGGTAAAGAATATCACAGATGTCATTAATTCTTTTGCTTCTGAAGCCTTGAGAACGCTCTGCTTGGCTTTCAAAAATATAGATGACTCTTCCATCGAAAATGACATCCCAGATGATGGCTATACATTGATAGCAGTTGTCGGTATCAAGGATCCTGTGCGCCCTGGGGTAAAGGACGCAGTTCAAACTTGTTTATCTGCTGGAATAACTGTACGAATGGTCACTGGTGACAATATATATACAGCTAAAGCCATAGCTAAAGAATGCGGCATACTCACAGAAGATGGTTTAGCCATAGAAGGACAGGAGTTTCGTAACATGTCTCTTGAGCAGAAGAAAGCTGTTATACCGAGGATTCAG GTGATGGCTCGGTCTTTACCATTGGATAAGCACACCTTGGTAAAAACTCTGAGAGATGAATTTGGTGAGGTAGTTGCAGTGACTGGCGATGGGGCCGACGACGCTCCTGCTTTGCACAAGGCAGACATTAGACTTGCTATGGGCATAGCAGGAACAGAG GTTGCCAAGAAAAGTGCTGATGTCGTCATATTGGATGACAATTTTAAGACTATAGTAAATGTGGCAAGATGGGGACGTTCAGTGTACATAAACATTCAAAAGTTTGTGCAGTTCCAGTTGACAGTTAACGTTGTTGCTCtaataatcaattttgtttctgCATGTGTCTCAG GATCTGCTTCCCTTACGGCTGTGCAATTGCTTTGGGTCAGCATGATTATGGACACTCTTGGGGCATTGGCACTGGGAACAGAGCCTCCAAGTGATGGACTTATAAAAAGGCCCTCTGTTGGTTGGGGTACAAGCTTCATAACCAAGGCCATGTGGAGGAATATCATTGGCCAGAGTATCTATCAACTGATTGTCCTTGGAGTTCTCAATTTCTATGGGAAACAGCTTCTTGGACTTTCTGGTTCAGATGCAACTGAAGTTCTAGACACACTGATATTCAACGCATTTGTGTTTTGCCAG GTGTTTAATGAGATAAACAGCCGTGACATagagaagataaacatattCGTGGGCATGTTTGACAGCCGGGTATTCCTAGGCGTCGTGGTTTGCACAGTGGCCTTCCAAGTTATCATAGTAGAGTTCTTGGGAGCTTTTGCTAGCACTGTTCCACTAAGCTGGCAACTATGGTTACTCTGCATTTTACTTGGATCAGTTAGCATGCTTGTTGCAGTTGTGCTCAAGAACCCTTGCAGGAGGTTCCGCTTCGTCGCTGATCTCGTTAAGCGGTCCGAGGCCGACAAGAAGAAGTGTCAAATCCag ATGCCCCTTCATTCTGTCCCAGGCTCATCAACCACAGCCTCCTTTGCTGAACCAGAATTGGCAGAGTTTGAAGCTATGGACCTGGATGCTCAGCTGCAGAGGATTGAAAAACTAGGATCCACTCCAAGCAAATCCAAGTCCGAAGCAGTGGATGAGGCGGTGGACAGAATAAAAATCTGGCAGTCCACTGAGCTGGATCTGGATGAgaacaaagaaattattgATAAACTGATGAAAGATCTGGACCTGCTGCACAAGGAGAACATGGCTTCTCGACCTATTCTTGAGATCAGCCTGGGTCTGGCCAGAGATGTAATCAACCTTCACAACCGATATGAAGATCTCAAACCCTCCTTTAGTGCTTTTGAATCCTGCAAGGCTACGCGTGAAGCCAAGCTGGTAGAATATCAGAAGCAGAAGTTAGAACTGGATGCATTGGTTGCAGACTACAAGGAGACTAAATCCGCCGCTGATAAGCTAGAAAAGGACATTGAGAACCTCCATAAGCAACTAGTTGTACTAAGGGAGAGGCAGAAGAATCTTAGAGCTGGATTGGGTGCGAAGACCAAGTCTAGTTTCCTTTTGCAAAGCATGGTCGCAACTTCAAGGCATGCACTAGAGATTGCAGAGGCCTCCATTCATCAAGGAGTGCTTCTCCAGTTTGAGATCTCCGTTAAGAAGGCTGGATTGCAAGAGACTCTCAAGAAACTAGGCCTCTAG
- the LOC18771675 gene encoding putative calcium-transporting ATPase 11, plasma membrane-type isoform X2 — MKEALLCSVEDSSRVFHNSIYPFWSFYIKEKIRVALYVQQAALHFIEAGAGDRSNEKPGQDEYKLSEDARTAGFSIHPDELASIMCGHDIKASKMHGAGDRSNEKPGQDEYKLSEDARTAGFSIHRDELASITCGHDIKALKMHGGIHGILRKVCVSLDEGVKDSNIPIRQNVYGLNRYTEKPPGTFFMFVWEALQDLTLIILMVCAVVSIGVEIATEGWPKGMYNGVGILTSIVLVVMVTAISDYRQSLQFKDLDREKKKIFVQVTRDKKRQKVSIYDLVVGDIVHLSIGDQVPADGIFISGYSLLIDESSLSGESEPVNVYEEKPFLLSGTKVQDGSGIMLVTTVGMRTEWGKLMETLSEGGEDETPLQVKLNGVATIIGKIGLSFAVLTFLVLAVRFLVEKILNNEITDWSSTDAVILLNYFAIAVTIIVVAVPEGLPLAVPLSLAFAMKKLMNDRALVRHLSACETMGYASCICTDKTGTLTTTHMVVNKLWICEKTLDVKGNESKEILSSEISGASSILLQVIFQNTSSEVIKEDGRTSILGTPTESALLEFGLLLGGDFDAVRREVNILKVEPFNSVRKKMSVLVAHPHGGKRAFCKGASEIVLGMCNKFIDFKGESVILSREQVKNITDVINSFASEALRTLCLAFKNIDDSSIENDIPDDGYTLIAVVGIKDPVRPGVKDAVQTCLSAGITVRMVTGDNIYTAKAIAKECGILTEDGLAIEGQEFRNMSLEQKKAVIPRIQVMARSLPLDKHTLVKTLRDEFGEVVAVTGDGADDAPALHKADIRLAMGIAGTEVAKKSADVVILDDNFKTIVNVARWGRSVYINIQKFVQFQLTVNVVALIINFVSACVSGSASLTAVQLLWVSMIMDTLGALALGTEPPSDGLIKRPSVGWGTSFITKAMWRNIIGQSIYQLIVLGVLNFYGKQLLGLSGSDATEVLDTLIFNAFVFCQVFNEINSRDIEKINIFVGMFDSRVFLGVVVCTVAFQVIIVEFLGAFASTVPLSWQLWLLCILLGSVSMLVAVVLKNPCRRFRFVADLVKRSEADKKKCQIQMPLHSVPGSSTTASFAEPELAEFEAMDLDAQLQRIEKLGSTPSKSKSEAVDEAVDRIKIWQSTELDLDENKEIIDKLMKDLDLLHKENMASRPILEISLGLARDVINLHNRYEDLKPSFSAFESCKATREAKLVEYQKQKLELDALVADYKETKSAADKLEKDIENLHKQLVVLRERQKNLRAGLGAKTKSSFLLQSMVATSRHALEIAEASIHQGVLLQFEISVKKAGLQETLKKLGL; from the exons ATGAAGGAGGCGTTGCTATGTTCGGTGGAGGATTCGTCGAGggtgtttcacaattcaatatatcctttttggtcattttatattaag GAAAAGATTCGAGTTGCTCTTTATGTTCAGCAAGCAGCACTGCATTTTATTGAAG CTGGTGCTGGTGATCGATCCAATGAAAAGCCAGGACAGGATGAATACAAGCTGTCTGAAGATGCCAGAACTGCAGGTTTCAGCATTCACCCAGATGAACTTGCATCTATCATGTGTGGCCATGATATTAAGGCCTCGAAAATGCATGGTGCTGGTGATCGATCCAATGAAAAGCCAGGACAGGATGAATACAAGCTGTCTGAAGATGCCAGAACTGCAGGTTTCAGCATTCACCGAGATGAACTTGCATCTATCACGTGTGGCCATGATATTAAGGCCTTGAAAATGCATGGTGGAATTCATGGGATTTTAAGGAAAGTCTGTGTCTCGCTAGATGAAGGTGTCAAGGATAGTAACATACCAATCAGGCAAAATGTTTATGGCCTAAACCGCTATACGGAGAAACCTCCCGGAacattttttatgtttgtatGGGAAGCCCTACAAGACTTAACATTAATTATCCTTATGGTATGCGCTGTGGTTTCAATAGGAGTTGAAATTGCCACTGAGGGTTGGCCAAAAGGCATGTACAATGGTGTGGGAATTTTAACTAGTATAGTTTTAGTGGTTATGGTTACTGCTATTAGTGACTACAGACAGTCGTTGCAATTCAAGGATTTGGACagggagaagaaaaagatttttGTTCAGGTCACTAGGgataaaaaaagacaaaaagtttCCATTTATGACTTGGTTGTTGGAGATATTGTCCATTTGTCAATTGGGGACCAAGTTCCAGCTGATGGGATTTTCATATCAGGATACTCTTTGCTGATTGATGAGTCAAGCTTGTCAGGTGAGAGTGAGCCGGTCAATGTATATGAAGAGaagccttttcttctttcaggAACTAAAGTGCAGGATGGGTCAGGTATAATGCTGGTGACAACAGTTGGTATGAGAACTGAATGGGGAAAGTTGATGGAAACTCTGAGTGAAGGAGGAGAAGATGAGACCCCACTGCAGGTAAAGCTGAATGGTGTTGCTACAATTATTGGTAAAATTGGTCTGAGTTTTGCTGTGTTGACATTTTTGGTATTGGCAGTAAGATTTTTGGTGGAAAAAATACTTAACAACGAGATCACTGATTGGTCTTCAACTGATGCAGTAATCCTATTGAACTACTTTGCTATTGCGGTAACTATAATTGTTGTTGCAGTTCCCGAAGGATTACCATTGGCAGTGCCGCTGAGCCTTGCTTTTGCtatgaaaaaattaatgaatgatAGGGCACTAGTAAGGCATCTCTCAGCATGTGAGACAATGGGTTATGCTAGTTGCATTTGCACAGACAAAACAGGGACATTAACCACAACCCACATGGTAGTTAACAAGCTATGGATATGTGAAAAAACTTTAGATGTAAAAGGTAATGAGAGTAAAGAAATATTGAGTTCAGAAATATCTGGAGCATCAAGCATCCTTTTACAGGTTATATTCCAAAATACAAGCTCTGAGGTTATTAAGGAAGATGGAAGGACCTCCATTTTGGGGACACCAACAGAGTCGGCATTATTAGAATTTGGTTTACTTTTGGGTGGCGATTTTGATGCCGTGCGCAGAGAGGTTAATATTCTTAAGGTTGAACCTTTCAATTCTGTGAGGAAGAAAATGTCTGTGCTTGTAGCTCATCCTCATGGTGGTAAACGCGCCTTTTGCAAAGGTGCATCAGAAATAGTATTGGGAATGTGTAACAAATTTATTGACTTTAAAGGAGAATCTGTTATTCTCTCCCGAGAACAGGTAAAGAATATCACAGATGTCATTAATTCTTTTGCTTCTGAAGCCTTGAGAACGCTCTGCTTGGCTTTCAAAAATATAGATGACTCTTCCATCGAAAATGACATCCCAGATGATGGCTATACATTGATAGCAGTTGTCGGTATCAAGGATCCTGTGCGCCCTGGGGTAAAGGACGCAGTTCAAACTTGTTTATCTGCTGGAATAACTGTACGAATGGTCACTGGTGACAATATATATACAGCTAAAGCCATAGCTAAAGAATGCGGCATACTCACAGAAGATGGTTTAGCCATAGAAGGACAGGAGTTTCGTAACATGTCTCTTGAGCAGAAGAAAGCTGTTATACCGAGGATTCAG GTGATGGCTCGGTCTTTACCATTGGATAAGCACACCTTGGTAAAAACTCTGAGAGATGAATTTGGTGAGGTAGTTGCAGTGACTGGCGATGGGGCCGACGACGCTCCTGCTTTGCACAAGGCAGACATTAGACTTGCTATGGGCATAGCAGGAACAGAG GTTGCCAAGAAAAGTGCTGATGTCGTCATATTGGATGACAATTTTAAGACTATAGTAAATGTGGCAAGATGGGGACGTTCAGTGTACATAAACATTCAAAAGTTTGTGCAGTTCCAGTTGACAGTTAACGTTGTTGCTCtaataatcaattttgtttctgCATGTGTCTCAG GATCTGCTTCCCTTACGGCTGTGCAATTGCTTTGGGTCAGCATGATTATGGACACTCTTGGGGCATTGGCACTGGGAACAGAGCCTCCAAGTGATGGACTTATAAAAAGGCCCTCTGTTGGTTGGGGTACAAGCTTCATAACCAAGGCCATGTGGAGGAATATCATTGGCCAGAGTATCTATCAACTGATTGTCCTTGGAGTTCTCAATTTCTATGGGAAACAGCTTCTTGGACTTTCTGGTTCAGATGCAACTGAAGTTCTAGACACACTGATATTCAACGCATTTGTGTTTTGCCAG GTGTTTAATGAGATAAACAGCCGTGACATagagaagataaacatattCGTGGGCATGTTTGACAGCCGGGTATTCCTAGGCGTCGTGGTTTGCACAGTGGCCTTCCAAGTTATCATAGTAGAGTTCTTGGGAGCTTTTGCTAGCACTGTTCCACTAAGCTGGCAACTATGGTTACTCTGCATTTTACTTGGATCAGTTAGCATGCTTGTTGCAGTTGTGCTCAAGAACCCTTGCAGGAGGTTCCGCTTCGTCGCTGATCTCGTTAAGCGGTCCGAGGCCGACAAGAAGAAGTGTCAAATCCag ATGCCCCTTCATTCTGTCCCAGGCTCATCAACCACAGCCTCCTTTGCTGAACCAGAATTGGCAGAGTTTGAAGCTATGGACCTGGATGCTCAGCTGCAGAGGATTGAAAAACTAGGATCCACTCCAAGCAAATCCAAGTCCGAAGCAGTGGATGAGGCGGTGGACAGAATAAAAATCTGGCAGTCCACTGAGCTGGATCTGGATGAgaacaaagaaattattgATAAACTGATGAAAGATCTGGACCTGCTGCACAAGGAGAACATGGCTTCTCGACCTATTCTTGAGATCAGCCTGGGTCTGGCCAGAGATGTAATCAACCTTCACAACCGATATGAAGATCTCAAACCCTCCTTTAGTGCTTTTGAATCCTGCAAGGCTACGCGTGAAGCCAAGCTGGTAGAATATCAGAAGCAGAAGTTAGAACTGGATGCATTGGTTGCAGACTACAAGGAGACTAAATCCGCCGCTGATAAGCTAGAAAAGGACATTGAGAACCTCCATAAGCAACTAGTTGTACTAAGGGAGAGGCAGAAGAATCTTAGAGCTGGATTGGGTGCGAAGACCAAGTCTAGTTTCCTTTTGCAAAGCATGGTCGCAACTTCAAGGCATGCACTAGAGATTGCAGAGGCCTCCATTCATCAAGGAGTGCTTCTCCAGTTTGAGATCTCCGTTAAGAAGGCTGGATTGCAAGAGACTCTCAAGAAACTAGGCCTCTAG